Proteins co-encoded in one Arachis hypogaea cultivar Tifrunner chromosome 13, arahy.Tifrunner.gnm2.J5K5, whole genome shotgun sequence genomic window:
- the LOC112738017 gene encoding leucine-rich repeat extensin-like protein 2: MFPNKACLLAFLLLLRSTIHLTAAIGVSVGVGGGFGVGVGIGNGNGNVGNGNTPSEPPSSKLESAYKALQAWKSAISDDPLKLLDSWVGPNVCSYKGVFCSPPQDDEISSLSTSTATANVVVAGIDLNHANLQGTLVKELSLLVDMSLLHLNSNRFSGTVPDTFKDLVSLEELDLSNNHLSGPFPIVTLYMPSLLYLDLRFNSFSGQLPDELFNRKLDAIFLNNNQFQGEIPQSLGNSPASVINLANNKLSGNIPTSFGLMGNKLKEVLFLNNQLTGCIPEGVGLFDELEVFDVSFNSLMGHLPDTISCLQDIEVLNLGHNKLSGELSDVICSLTSLVNLTVAYNFFSGLSQQCSRLFNIGFDFSGNCIPGRDMQRPQPECSVIPGGTLNCLRIPTPRPLVCASLPRIIFSNNMQSSSHHTPSSSSSYP; encoded by the coding sequence ATGTTTCCAAACAAGGCCTGCCTTCTCgctttcctcctcctccttcgcaGTACCATCCATTTAACCGCAGCCATTGGTGTCTCTGTTGGGGTTGGTGGTGGTTTTGGAGTAGGCGTTGGCATTGGCAATGGCAATGGCAATGTTGGCAATGGCAACACCCCATCAGAGCCTCCCTCATCAAAGTTGGAGAGTGCCTACAAAGCTCTGCAGGCATGGAAATCAGCCATCTCCGATGACCCTCTCAAGCTTCTAGATTCATGGGTTGGTCCTAATGTCTGCTCCTACAAAGGAGTGTTCTGTTCACCCCCTCAAGACGATGAAATCTCTTCTCTTTCAACATCTACTGCCACCGCCAACGTTGTAGTTGCAGGAATCGACCTCAACCATGCAAATCTCCAAGGAACTCTCGTCAAAGAACTCTCTTTACTGGTTGACATGTCTCTTCTTCACCTCAACAGTAACAGGTTCAGTGGCACAGTTCCCGACACATTCAAAGACCTCGTTTCTCTGGAAGAACTGGACCTCAGCAACAACCACCTCTCTGGTCCATTCCCCATTGTTACTCTCTACATGCCAAGCCTCCTTTACTTGGACCTCAGATTCAACTCATTCTCAGGTCAACTCCCTGATGAACTCTTCAACAGGAAGCTCGATGCCATATTCCTCAACAACAACCAATTCCAAGGTGAGATCCCTCAGAGCTTGGGGAATTCACCCGCATCGGTGATCAATCTGGCTAACAACAAGCTCAGTGGGAACATTCCAACAAGTTTTGGGCTCATGGGGAATAAGCTCAAAGAGGTTCTGTTCCTCAACAACCAGCTAACAGGTTGCATCCCTGAAGGGGTGGGTCTGTTTGATGAACTTGAAGTGTTTGATGTGAGCTTCAATTCACTCATGGGGCACTTGCCAGACACAATATCATGCTTGCAAGACATTGAGGTTCTCAATCTGGGACACAACAAGCTCTCAGGAGAGTTATCTGATGTGATCTGCTCCTTGACAAGTTTGGTGAACCTCACCGTTGCTTACAACTTCTTCTCTGGTTTGAGCCAGCAATGCAGCAGGCTTTTCAACATTGGCTTTGATTTCTCAGGAAACTGCATTCCTGGTAGAGACATGCAGAGACCTCAACCAGAGTGTTCTGTTATTCCAGGTGGCACCCTCAATTGCCTTAGAATCCCTACTCCAaggcctcttgtttgtgcttctTTGCCTCGAATCATCTTCTCCAATAATATGCAATCATCCTCACACCatactccttcttcttcttcttcatatccTTGA